The following proteins come from a genomic window of Proteiniphilum propionicum:
- a CDS encoding RHS repeat-associated core domain-containing protein has product MKTLYTSIKSVPVIIFAGILVLSIVNTVVFSQTADDTIHSVVRRNPVPDSLRTGTVKNVSDEIAELQQRKDVRTRFEITAKGDTITHYIYEPFDFGELYTSGSTVNANAKKAPADRKEASAETQPERATTTGITVQSIDQSKSVGQIPFEEGVTPSGGKTITVPILTAPVASAAPQVSLNYNSQMGNSPAGYGWNISGLTAINVTNKTIHYDGTSAPADLSNPSACAFSLDGTRLVTNNNTAVPDYHYETAQGYILVKKIMYGSNVAYFEALFPDGSKATYGFTNNTVMKHTYPVTSIVDMKGYRIDFEYLQSGNMYFISKIKYGSKTTTHPAEIRFEYVARTDYTTAYISNTGISLNQLLKKVTSYNNGQEIRTYTLTHTLESEVNRLTRLDCSSGTSSLNPLVFGYDYYPSYMSNGQFDEELYGFLSQYFNNTPANKMQYIRGKFRKNSFGDGMITFPGKFSTYGLLATRRRWVPFHYVYAYLYGSTYPADQTILIVPNLDFFSNSISITAESGFQTINAVDVNGDGVDEIVKVNFNGTSGSKTVLKVTVYTLTTGTAYTTRTFNVNVEGVVNSDDYYYSPVSRSYYFGDFRGDGQIQMVTVSHNKTFDNQDRTSYFAVVDLNSGSLISENTLFSHSTYEDTYVHTFDVNGDAKSELCHASASAYNVYGLSGNSFTYQYGSTAVPRSAFYKKVKFGDLNADGKLDILVPPNDSYQDIQYVELPVWAPHNCPYCDGSEPITDSYSIHCRYCGIDLKLYYEQNPYNASCRECGLQLQTCYNDPNYPGQSLCCPTHGSVILAEIEMGYVDNGNQWSCYINTGKGFTATTQNIVNVEYDDKITVMDMNRDGLSDLIQIRGTQAKLYLNSKGTIQSSTPVSPINVPSGTSGFMPSNVVNYYNSSYLVCIKDAEIYTITYTKDESKANLLTLTTDSYGSLHQNNYSNMAEGGNYIPTTTSRSYPYASSIFPLNLLSSAYVTLPNYGNYIKHQYYTYYGAVIHQQGLGFCGFEKVRTFDYMLNMESVETKDPQMFGVTISLSSPLKESFYNYIRNEESNKQANPRAYNVSETDKLTNVYTYAYYDYDAYGNPTQVNHNIGSALNTVTNQTYHNSVSSSRYLIGQPLIKTVTSTRGGASWQDKEEITYDATTRLPLGRSTYTGTTAVNKTGETKWTYETNGSGIVASEKTAPYNVTEFLGNTYTYDPSGRYLASQTNAFSQTTTFSNYDKYGNARTVTDHKGRITTRTFDDWGQPVSVTGHDGVTEATTPAWGGQGVYTVTRTVTGQPSTVAHYDAAGRGLRKGNQRFDGQWQYVDNAYDNKGRLEKVSLPFRGASPSYWNSYSFDTYHRPTQLLEASGKTTSWSYNGLSVTETKNGIATTKTTDASGALASVTDPGGTISYSLRPDGQPSSITAPGGVITSFEYDAFGRQTALVDPSAGRQITEPVYSSAGVLTLTETNPKGTSVSVFDKYGRITSLQRQGEFTTNYVYNADELLAGETSTNGTSKAFTYDTFDRILTEKETVPDNKWLQKTYTYGDGNVSSVQYAAQSGTLGTESFLYAYGHNTEIRLNGSTTIWKLTAENDPGQPTAATTGSMNRSYSYNDYGIPTGRTAGSIQNFSYSFDTQKGNLLSRTDNRHTRTESFSYDNLNRLTSAAGKVITYADNGNITHIEGVGTMAYGNMDKPYQVTMLNPEGMAVLLRNQSVSYTSFQRPSRIDENGLSASFTYNAAGGRVKMYVANGVTPVLTRYYIGGQYELDLQSNTERLYLGGDAYSAPAVLVKEAGVWNIYYICRDYLGSITHVANADGSLKQELSYDAWGRLRNPSTHVAYTPGSEPVLYLGRGYTGHEHLTWFGLINMNARLYDAALGRFLSPDPYVQNPFISQNYNRYTYAMNNPLVYIDQDGELAWFIPVIIGAVIGGYIGGSSAEGGKLNPFKWSWSGKTWLGIGIGAVIGGAGGYGFALGAPALANTAFFAHFGTSGTVAAYTVAGGVIGGAIGYGSGYAGGLLYSNGNSSFAHQMGKRGAVIGSTLGGALGQLAGANETYKNRKDTAVKYKQHQKPKWDGDYFTGTQEEADAITLNLSKKLGMETSYYQTSRGYYFESVSGEAFNVDWGPPSVAHDNKINFTPYNYNVNIGEQRNSMNEAYRYTYFDKVGDFFYIGNIFQRARVYSETHTHPHNSPPSGADLLLSRIFGITGYVLGWSGVRYQYGGPGYFK; this is encoded by the coding sequence ATGAAAACTTTATACACTTCCATAAAAAGTGTTCCGGTAATAATCTTTGCCGGGATACTCGTTTTATCGATTGTAAACACGGTCGTTTTTTCCCAAACGGCCGATGATACCATCCATTCCGTCGTGAGGAGAAATCCGGTACCAGATTCGTTGAGAACAGGCACGGTGAAAAATGTGTCCGACGAGATAGCGGAATTACAACAAAGGAAAGATGTCAGAACACGCTTTGAAATAACCGCAAAAGGCGATACCATTACACACTATATTTATGAACCCTTTGATTTCGGTGAATTATATACTTCCGGATCTACCGTCAATGCGAATGCAAAGAAAGCACCGGCTGACAGGAAGGAGGCGTCGGCTGAAACTCAGCCCGAAAGAGCAACGACCACCGGCATCACCGTACAGTCAATCGATCAAAGCAAGTCTGTGGGGCAGATTCCTTTTGAAGAAGGGGTGACACCTTCCGGCGGTAAAACGATCACTGTTCCAATCCTCACCGCCCCGGTTGCTTCAGCTGCTCCTCAGGTGTCATTGAACTACAACAGCCAAATGGGCAACTCGCCGGCAGGATATGGCTGGAACATTTCCGGATTGACAGCGATCAATGTAACCAACAAAACCATACACTACGACGGGACAAGCGCCCCGGCCGATCTTTCCAATCCTTCAGCCTGTGCCTTTTCTTTGGACGGAACCCGGTTGGTCACGAACAACAATACCGCTGTTCCCGACTACCATTACGAGACCGCACAAGGATATATCTTGGTGAAGAAAATCATGTACGGCAGCAATGTTGCCTATTTTGAGGCCTTGTTCCCCGATGGCAGCAAGGCAACCTACGGATTTACCAACAACACGGTCATGAAACATACGTATCCTGTAACCTCCATCGTGGATATGAAAGGGTACAGGATAGATTTTGAATATTTGCAGTCCGGCAACATGTATTTCATCTCGAAGATAAAGTATGGAAGCAAGACAACCACACATCCGGCTGAAATCCGGTTTGAATATGTTGCCAGAACAGATTACACTACCGCTTATATTTCCAATACCGGAATCTCTCTGAATCAATTATTGAAAAAGGTGACCTCTTACAATAATGGACAGGAAATACGGACGTATACCCTTACCCATACGCTGGAAAGCGAAGTAAACAGGCTTACCCGGCTGGATTGTTCTTCCGGCACAAGTTCCCTGAACCCACTCGTTTTCGGTTATGACTACTATCCGTCTTATATGTCAAACGGGCAATTTGATGAAGAGCTGTATGGATTCCTTTCTCAGTATTTTAACAACACCCCGGCCAATAAGATGCAGTATATTCGTGGAAAATTCCGAAAAAACAGTTTCGGCGACGGTATGATCACCTTCCCGGGTAAATTTTCAACGTATGGCCTGTTAGCTACACGAAGAAGATGGGTGCCGTTCCATTACGTTTATGCCTATTTATATGGGAGTACTTATCCTGCCGATCAAACCATCCTGATTGTACCAAATCTCGATTTCTTCAGCAATTCAATCTCCATTACAGCTGAATCTGGATTTCAAACCATCAATGCCGTGGATGTGAACGGAGACGGCGTGGATGAAATCGTTAAAGTGAACTTTAACGGGACATCCGGATCCAAGACCGTCCTGAAGGTAACGGTTTACACCCTCACGACGGGAACTGCATACACTACCCGCACCTTCAATGTAAATGTGGAAGGGGTGGTCAACAGCGACGACTATTATTACAGTCCTGTTTCCAGAAGCTACTACTTTGGAGATTTCAGAGGAGACGGACAGATACAAATGGTGACCGTTTCGCACAACAAGACTTTTGATAACCAGGACAGGACCTCTTACTTTGCAGTGGTCGACCTGAACAGCGGGAGTCTGATCAGTGAGAACACACTTTTTTCACATTCCACTTACGAAGATACATATGTGCACACGTTTGATGTGAACGGTGACGCCAAATCTGAATTGTGCCATGCAAGCGCTTCTGCTTACAATGTGTACGGCCTTTCGGGAAACAGCTTCACCTATCAGTACGGTTCTACCGCTGTTCCCCGGTCGGCCTTTTACAAAAAAGTAAAGTTCGGAGATTTGAACGCGGACGGCAAGCTCGACATCCTTGTCCCACCGAATGATTCATATCAAGACATACAGTATGTGGAACTTCCGGTGTGGGCTCCGCATAATTGCCCATACTGTGATGGAAGCGAACCCATCACAGACTCGTATAGTATTCACTGCAGATACTGTGGCATAGATCTTAAGCTTTATTATGAGCAGAATCCTTATAACGCAAGCTGCCGCGAGTGTGGTTTACAGTTACAAACATGTTACAACGATCCGAACTATCCGGGGCAAAGTCTTTGCTGCCCCACACATGGATCTGTGATATTGGCCGAAATTGAAATGGGATATGTGGATAACGGGAATCAATGGAGTTGCTATATCAATACGGGGAAAGGATTTACCGCCACCACGCAGAATATTGTCAACGTAGAATATGATGACAAGATAACCGTGATGGATATGAACCGGGACGGGCTCTCCGACCTGATACAAATAAGGGGCACACAGGCAAAGTTGTATTTAAATTCCAAAGGAACCATTCAAAGCTCCACGCCGGTGAGCCCCATCAACGTTCCTTCCGGAACATCCGGTTTTATGCCTTCGAATGTGGTGAATTATTACAACTCAAGCTACCTGGTTTGTATTAAAGATGCTGAAATATATACCATAACCTATACCAAGGACGAGAGCAAGGCAAACTTGCTCACATTGACGACAGACAGTTACGGCTCGCTGCATCAGAACAACTATTCTAATATGGCGGAGGGTGGTAATTATATCCCAACCACAACATCCCGCTCTTACCCGTACGCATCTTCGATTTTCCCGTTGAACCTACTCTCTTCGGCTTATGTCACTTTACCAAACTACGGGAATTACATAAAGCATCAATATTATACCTATTACGGGGCGGTAATTCACCAGCAGGGACTGGGCTTTTGTGGATTCGAGAAAGTAAGAACGTTTGACTACATGCTAAACATGGAGTCCGTTGAAACCAAAGATCCCCAGATGTTTGGTGTCACAATATCTCTCAGTTCCCCGTTGAAAGAGAGTTTTTATAACTACATAAGAAACGAAGAAAGTAACAAGCAGGCAAACCCCAGGGCATATAACGTGTCGGAAACAGATAAGCTGACCAATGTTTACACCTATGCCTATTATGACTATGATGCATATGGTAACCCGACACAAGTGAATCATAATATCGGTTCGGCTTTGAATACTGTCACCAATCAAACCTATCATAACTCGGTTTCCTCATCGCGCTACCTGATTGGGCAACCATTGATAAAAACAGTGACCAGTACACGCGGTGGTGCGTCGTGGCAGGACAAGGAAGAGATTACATACGATGCCACAACCCGCCTTCCACTGGGCAGGAGCACCTACACCGGCACGACTGCCGTGAATAAAACAGGAGAAACCAAGTGGACATACGAGACGAACGGCAGTGGTATTGTTGCCTCTGAAAAAACGGCGCCCTACAACGTGACGGAGTTTTTAGGAAATACTTATACCTATGATCCCTCCGGAAGGTATCTTGCCTCGCAGACCAATGCATTCTCGCAAACTACCACATTCTCCAATTACGATAAGTACGGGAATGCACGTACAGTTACCGACCACAAAGGACGTATCACTACCCGCACGTTTGATGATTGGGGACAACCTGTTTCAGTGACGGGTCATGATGGCGTGACTGAAGCCACCACACCCGCATGGGGCGGACAGGGAGTGTACACCGTGACCAGGACGGTTACCGGACAACCTTCAACAGTGGCACATTACGATGCGGCGGGGCGTGGGTTGCGCAAAGGGAATCAACGTTTCGACGGCCAGTGGCAGTATGTGGACAACGCATACGACAACAAGGGCAGGCTCGAGAAGGTGTCATTGCCTTTCAGAGGCGCTTCTCCATCTTACTGGAATAGCTATTCGTTCGACACCTATCACCGTCCTACCCAGCTTTTGGAAGCTTCCGGCAAAACTACCTCCTGGAGTTACAACGGGTTGAGTGTGACGGAAACCAAAAACGGAATTGCTACCACCAAAACGACCGATGCCTCGGGTGCCTTGGCAAGCGTGACCGACCCCGGGGGAACCATCTCCTATAGCCTCCGCCCCGACGGACAACCCTCGTCCATCACGGCTCCGGGTGGTGTTATCACTTCGTTTGAGTATGATGCCTTTGGCAGGCAAACCGCCTTGGTGGACCCGAGCGCCGGGCGCCAAATTACTGAGCCCGTCTATTCTTCTGCGGGAGTGTTGACTCTTACCGAAACAAACCCCAAGGGAACCAGCGTGTCGGTTTTTGATAAATATGGCCGTATCACCAGCCTGCAACGGCAGGGTGAGTTCACGACTAATTACGTGTATAATGCGGACGAGTTACTGGCGGGCGAAACTTCCACGAACGGTACCTCTAAGGCATTCACTTACGACACGTTTGACCGGATACTGACAGAAAAGGAAACCGTTCCCGATAACAAGTGGCTGCAAAAGACTTACACCTATGGTGATGGAAATGTATCCTCGGTACAATATGCGGCCCAAAGCGGGACGCTTGGCACGGAAAGTTTCCTGTATGCCTACGGACACAATACGGAGATCAGGCTAAACGGCTCCACCACCATCTGGAAACTGACGGCGGAGAATGATCCCGGTCAACCCACGGCAGCCACCACCGGAAGCATGAACAGAAGCTACTCCTATAACGACTATGGTATACCTACCGGCAGGACGGCCGGCAGCATCCAGAACTTCTCCTACAGTTTTGACACGCAGAAAGGAAACCTTTTAAGTCGTACAGACAACAGACACACAAGGACGGAATCGTTCTCCTACGACAACCTGAACCGTCTGACCAGTGCCGCCGGCAAGGTAATCACCTATGCCGACAATGGAAATATCACCCACATCGAAGGGGTGGGCACCATGGCATACGGCAACATGGACAAGCCGTACCAGGTGACCATGCTCAACCCGGAAGGCATGGCCGTACTCTTGCGCAACCAGAGCGTATCGTACACCTCGTTCCAGCGTCCATCACGTATCGACGAAAATGGCTTGAGCGCATCGTTCACCTACAACGCGGCCGGCGGGAGGGTGAAAATGTATGTAGCCAACGGAGTCACTCCGGTATTGACCAGATACTACATCGGGGGACAGTATGAACTGGACCTGCAGTCCAATACCGAACGGCTCTATCTGGGAGGGGATGCCTATTCGGCACCCGCTGTCCTGGTAAAAGAAGCGGGTGTGTGGAATATTTACTATATTTGTCGTGATTATCTGGGCAGTATCACCCACGTGGCGAATGCCGATGGTTCTTTGAAACAGGAATTAAGCTATGACGCATGGGGACGGTTAAGAAATCCCTCCACACACGTCGCATACACGCCCGGCAGTGAACCGGTTTTGTACCTCGGCAGGGGATACACGGGTCACGAACACCTGACCTGGTTCGGACTGATTAATATGAATGCGCGTCTTTACGATGCGGCATTGGGACGGTTCTTAAGCCCCGATCCCTATGTGCAAAATCCATTTATATCACAAAATTATAACCGGTATACCTACGCGATGAATAATCCGCTGGTGTATATTGATCAGGATGGTGAACTAGCATGGTTTATACCTGTTATTATTGGAGCAGTAATCGGAGGGTATATTGGAGGTTCATCGGCGGAAGGTGGAAAATTGAATCCTTTTAAGTGGAGTTGGAGTGGAAAAACTTGGCTTGGCATTGGAATAGGTGCTGTGATTGGAGGAGCAGGAGGATATGGTTTTGCACTTGGAGCTCCTGCCTTAGCAAACACAGCATTTTTTGCTCATTTTGGTACAAGCGGAACTGTAGCTGCATACACGGTAGCAGGAGGAGTTATTGGCGGTGCAATAGGTTATGGTTCGGGATATGCAGGAGGCTTATTATATAGTAATGGAAATTCAAGTTTTGCGCATCAAATGGGAAAGAGAGGAGCGGTTATAGGCTCAACGCTTGGCGGTGCACTAGGACAATTAGCTGGAGCAAACGAGACATATAAAAATCGAAAAGATACTGCTGTAAAATACAAACAACACCAAAAACCGAAATGGGATGGAGATTATTTTACTGGTACTCAGGAAGAAGCAGATGCAATCACTCTAAATTTAAGTAAAAAATTAGGAATGGAAACATCTTACTATCAAACTAGTAGAGGATATTATTTCGAAAGTGTATCTGGAGAAGCATTTAATGTAGATTGGGGACCACCTAGTGTAGCACACGATAATAAAATAAACTTTACTCCATATAATTATAATGTGAATATTGGAGAACAGAGAAATTCTATGAATGAAGCATACCGCTATACTTACTTTGACAAAGTTGGAGATTTTTTTTATATTGGCAATATTTTTCAAAGAGCTAGAGTTTATTCTGAAACACATACCCATCCACATAATAGTCCACCATCAGGGGCAGATTTGTTATTGTCACGAATATTTGGAATAACTGGATACGTACTTGGCTGGAGTGGTGTCAGATATCAATATGGTGGTCCAGGTTATTTCAAATAA
- a CDS encoding type II secretion system F family protein gives MKIPVKLHRFTDKKKYLFFSQLTSLLKSGLSFSRSFELLIENGSEDESKILKVVYQDIISGDELWVALKKNGNFSDLDCGVIRIGEETGKLDQSLEFLNTYYHKKNEQRRILTGALSYPLIILIVAVLVLTFMILVVVPMFQQVYARMGGELPGVTYFIIKLSGIAPVIFIVITILVSLLLFIKHFYGKSEKYLQATAEVQLSFPFAGELLKLYYQSQFCQLMHLLISANIPLLRSLQMLGDIIRFYPFSISFGEISKNIIEGGSFAQNLGKYEKIYSKKLIALMKVGEETNTLDKMLHQQAADITTELECKLKQLGNVLEPLLILGIGIVVAFILIAMYLPMFKLGQTIQ, from the coding sequence ATGAAGATCCCAGTTAAATTACATCGATTTACGGATAAGAAAAAGTATCTGTTTTTCTCACAGCTCACCTCCTTACTGAAATCGGGACTGAGCTTTAGCCGTTCATTCGAGCTGCTTATCGAAAATGGCAGTGAGGATGAATCCAAAATATTAAAGGTTGTTTATCAAGATATTATCTCTGGTGATGAACTTTGGGTTGCACTAAAGAAAAACGGTAATTTTTCCGATCTGGATTGCGGAGTGATCAGGATTGGAGAAGAAACGGGTAAACTCGATCAGTCTTTAGAGTTTTTAAACACCTATTACCACAAAAAAAATGAACAACGCAGAATACTTACGGGAGCACTCAGCTATCCACTTATTATCTTGATCGTGGCAGTGCTAGTACTTACGTTCATGATTCTGGTCGTTGTGCCTATGTTCCAACAGGTATATGCACGAATGGGAGGTGAATTGCCAGGGGTAACTTATTTTATTATTAAGTTATCCGGCATCGCACCGGTAATTTTTATTGTTATAACAATTCTTGTGTCGTTGCTTTTGTTTATCAAACACTTTTATGGAAAAAGCGAAAAGTACCTACAGGCTACCGCTGAAGTACAACTCAGTTTTCCTTTTGCCGGTGAGCTTTTAAAATTATATTATCAATCGCAGTTCTGCCAGCTTATGCACTTGCTTATCAGTGCGAACATTCCATTATTGAGATCGTTGCAGATGCTCGGGGATATCATTCGCTTTTACCCTTTCAGCATATCGTTTGGGGAAATATCCAAAAATATAATTGAAGGGGGTTCATTTGCTCAGAACCTGGGAAAGTATGAAAAAATCTACAGCAAGAAACTGATCGCTTTAATGAAAGTGGGAGAAGAAACCAATACGCTTGATAAAATGCTGCACCAGCAAGCTGCAGATATTACGACTGAGCTTGAGTGCAAATTAAAACAACTGGGTAATGTACTGGAACCTTTACTGATTTTGGGTATCGGTATTGTTGTAGCATTTATTCTCATCGCCATGTACCTCCCTATGTTTAAACTTGGGCAGACCATACAATGA
- a CDS encoding DUF3244 domain-containing protein, whose translation MKQTILILSTLGLMILLSAFTGSNNSLSGVNETIDLIKRSGGTRSATATEVFAYRNNEGWITVEIKYYSGTVWVSVEGTGGGLQQIAQVNEYGLVMLDTSTLPNGNYYLRITLENGVYEGYFEK comes from the coding sequence ATGAAACAAACTATTCTTATTCTTTCAACTTTGGGATTGATGATTCTTTTATCCGCATTTACCGGTTCCAACAATAGCTTGAGCGGGGTCAATGAAACGATTGATCTCATCAAACGTTCAGGAGGCACGCGATCGGCTACAGCCACCGAAGTATTCGCATATAGGAACAACGAAGGCTGGATTACGGTGGAAATTAAATACTACAGTGGTACCGTATGGGTAAGCGTAGAAGGAACAGGTGGAGGGCTTCAACAAATAGCTCAGGTAAACGAGTATGGACTTGTCATGCTGGATACTTCCACCCTTCCAAATGGAAATTACTATCTGCGTATTACGCTGGAGAACGGGGTTTATGAAGGTTATTTTGAGAAATAA
- a CDS encoding IS4 family transposase, whose amino-acid sequence MHKEKFVFAQLVEFLNADKFRHIVDKCQGNRYIKSFTCWNQLLVLMFGQLCNRKSLRELAMAIGAHRGKGYHLGFGSDVKLSNLSKANTNRDYRIFEEFAYYMVGKAQSRRMDNIFKLGGKVYAFDSTTIDLCLIIYQWARFRKTKGGVKIHTLFDLETQIPTFFHITSAAVNDVNAMDVIPYEPGSFYVFDRGYNDFKRLFKINEIRSMFMVRAKNNLQCKAVRWKRRMSKNVRSDCVVIFTGYMSEKHYPKPLRKIVFYGEDQDREFTFLTNVFSLDALQVALLYKNRWQIELFFKWMKQHLNIQKFWGVTENAVRIQIYSRVTTPKETPKNSTSTPNVLEVFESLLSENKKS is encoded by the coding sequence ATGCATAAAGAGAAGTTCGTTTTTGCCCAATTAGTCGAGTTCCTAAATGCCGACAAGTTCAGGCATATCGTGGATAAGTGCCAAGGAAACCGCTATATCAAGTCTTTCACCTGCTGGAATCAACTGCTTGTTCTCATGTTCGGCCAACTCTGCAATAGAAAAAGCCTAAGGGAGCTGGCAATGGCTATTGGTGCACATCGGGGAAAAGGCTATCATCTCGGGTTTGGCAGTGATGTCAAACTAAGCAATCTATCCAAAGCAAATACCAATCGTGACTATCGGATCTTTGAAGAATTTGCATACTACATGGTTGGCAAAGCCCAATCAAGACGTATGGACAATATCTTCAAGCTGGGAGGAAAAGTCTATGCCTTTGATTCTACCACCATTGACCTATGTTTGATCATTTATCAATGGGCTCGTTTTAGAAAGACCAAGGGAGGAGTTAAAATCCATACCCTGTTTGATCTGGAAACTCAAATCCCAACGTTTTTCCATATCACTTCCGCAGCAGTCAATGATGTAAATGCTATGGATGTCATTCCCTATGAACCCGGCTCCTTCTATGTCTTCGACCGTGGCTACAATGACTTCAAACGCTTGTTTAAGATCAACGAGATTCGATCAATGTTTATGGTGAGAGCCAAGAACAATCTGCAATGCAAGGCTGTAAGATGGAAAAGAAGGATGTCTAAAAACGTTCGCTCAGATTGTGTGGTGATATTCACCGGATATATGAGCGAAAAGCATTACCCGAAACCCTTGCGAAAAATTGTCTTCTACGGCGAAGATCAAGACCGAGAGTTTACATTTCTTACTAACGTTTTTAGCCTTGACGCATTGCAAGTTGCACTTCTTTACAAGAACAGATGGCAGATTGAGCTGTTTTTCAAATGGATGAAACAGCATCTCAATATCCAAAAATTCTGGGGTGTAACTGAGAATGCAGTCCGTATCCAGATATACTCCCGGGTAACTACTCCAAAAGAAACTCCTAAAAACTCCACATCGACTCCGAATGTTTTGGAGGTTTTTGAAAGTCTACTTTCAGAAAACAAGAAATCATAG
- a CDS encoding transposase, producing the protein MREKSRLQYEVIKNQNTNHNANGILADQIIKLTDYASSGKYPGELRRIVYYAEFLNHTYVYLTNNIEAPAYQIALLYKYRWHVEQFFKWIKQHLEIKSFWGTTEGAVRIQIFTAIIAYCMVAIVEHDLHLNRSTYEVLRVLSASLLDKTPVRDIFFKETNMDENDIQLKLNFF; encoded by the coding sequence ATACGTGAGAAAAGCCGTTTGCAGTATGAGGTAATTAAGAATCAGAATACAAACCATAATGCTAATGGTATACTGGCCGATCAAATAATAAAACTTACCGATTATGCTTCTTCCGGAAAGTATCCGGGAGAACTTCGCAGGATTGTTTACTATGCTGAATTCCTGAATCATACATATGTTTACTTGACAAATAACATTGAAGCCCCCGCCTATCAAATTGCCTTGCTTTATAAGTACAGGTGGCATGTAGAGCAGTTCTTTAAATGGATTAAGCAGCATCTTGAGATTAAATCCTTTTGGGGTACAACAGAAGGAGCTGTTCGAATCCAGATATTTACAGCTATTATAGCCTATTGTATGGTAGCCATTGTTGAGCATGATCTTCATCTTAATAGAAGTACTTACGAAGTCTTGAGAGTCTTGAGCGCTTCGTTGTTGGATAAAACTCCTGTCAGGGATATTTTCTTCAAAGAGACTAATATGGATGAAAATGATATTCAATTAAAACTTAATTTTTTTTAG
- a CDS encoding RHS repeat domain-containing protein: protein MANVHENKSISKCIKIKFKIASVPYDDPAKSTLSAFYHDDRGRVIQVCSSNQPYRYNGKELDRFQNLDKYDYGARHCDAALGRWLTVDPLAEKCYSISPYTY from the coding sequence TTGGCAAATGTACACGAAAATAAAAGTATTTCCAAATGCATAAAAATAAAATTCAAGATCGCGTCAGTCCCCTATGACGACCCCGCGAAGTCCACCCTCTCGGCCTTCTACCACGACGACCGGGGCCGGGTTATACAGGTATGCTCCTCCAACCAGCCCTACAGGTACAACGGCAAGGAGCTGGACAGATTCCAAAACCTGGACAAGTACGACTACGGCGCAAGACACTGTGACGCCGCCCTCGGCAGGTGGTTGACCGTGGATCCCCTGGCGGAGAAGTGCTACTCCATCTCTCCGTATACGTATTGA
- a CDS encoding HipA family kinase: protein MEKDLSLRTVKVMRYIVPLREGGSLPALAEADDGFKYVLKFRGAGHGTKMLVSELLGGRIASVLGLHNPELVFATLDDDFGRSEGDEEIQDLLKGSEGLNLGLHYLSGAIAYDPSVEIDPFLASKIVWLDAFTTNIDRTFNNTNLLWWHRELWIIDNGTSFYFHHSWNDFERHALNPFPHIQDHVLLPQATMLDEANDFAHDILSDDLLEKIVSLIPDNWLTWNHTQETPGEIRRTYLNFLKTRLQHSQNFLNTAKNARG, encoded by the coding sequence ATGGAAAAAGATCTTTCTTTGCGTACCGTGAAGGTGATGCGCTATATTGTGCCTTTACGCGAAGGCGGCTCACTGCCGGCCCTGGCTGAAGCGGACGACGGATTCAAGTATGTATTGAAGTTCCGGGGTGCGGGCCATGGCACAAAGATGCTGGTATCGGAGCTGCTGGGCGGAAGGATTGCATCTGTACTGGGTTTGCATAACCCCGAACTGGTTTTTGCCACGCTTGACGATGACTTTGGCCGGAGCGAAGGGGATGAGGAGATCCAGGACCTGCTCAAAGGAAGCGAAGGGTTGAACCTGGGGCTGCATTACCTGTCGGGAGCAATTGCCTACGATCCCTCCGTGGAGATCGATCCTTTTCTGGCATCAAAGATTGTCTGGCTCGATGCGTTCACCACCAATATCGACCGCACCTTCAACAACACCAACCTGTTGTGGTGGCACCGTGAGTTGTGGATCATCGACAACGGCACTTCGTTTTATTTCCATCACTCCTGGAACGATTTCGAACGACATGCCCTCAACCCGTTTCCCCACATACAAGATCATGTATTGCTACCCCAGGCAACGATGCTCGACGAGGCAAACGATTTTGCACATGATATCCTTTCGGATGATCTGCTGGAGAAGATCGTCTCACTCATCCCCGACAACTGGCTGACGTGGAACCATACGCAGGAGACTCCCGGTGAGATCCGGAGGACCTACCTCAACTTTCTGAAAACGAGACTGCAGCATTCCCAAAACTTTCTAAATACCGCCAAAAATGCAAGAGGATAA